Proteins encoded in a region of the Nitrospinota bacterium genome:
- the hpt gene encoding hypoxanthine phosphoribosyltransferase: protein MTLKDVLLTEEQLRSRVAELGEAITRKFERHGRLVVVGVLKGSVIFTVDLLRRITIPCTFDFVHAASYGAETTSVGDVQLLKDITMSLEGERVLLVDDIFDTGYTLSYLFKHIQSKGPKSVHTCVMLDKPSRRRVDFTPDWVGFTIPDAFVVGYGLDYSEQYRDLPHVASVRLE, encoded by the coding sequence ATCACTTTGAAGGACGTCCTCCTGACCGAGGAGCAGCTACGCAGCCGGGTTGCCGAGCTGGGGGAGGCGATAACCCGTAAGTTCGAACGCCACGGCCGACTCGTGGTCGTCGGGGTCCTCAAGGGAAGCGTCATCTTTACGGTGGACCTCCTGCGCCGCATCACCATCCCCTGCACTTTCGACTTCGTCCACGCCGCTTCCTACGGGGCCGAAACCACCTCGGTCGGCGACGTCCAACTGCTAAAAGACATCACCATGTCCCTGGAGGGCGAGCGGGTCCTCCTGGTGGACGACATCTTCGATACGGGCTACACCCTCTCCTACCTCTTTAAGCACATCCAGAGCAAGGGGCCCAAGAGCGTACATACCTGTGTGATGCTGGATAAGCCTTCCCGGCGCCGGGTGGATTTCACGCCCGACTGGGTTGGCTTCACCATCCCCGACGCCTTCGTCGTCGGCTACGGGTTGGACTACAGCGAGCAATACCGAGACCTCCCCCACGTGGCCAGCGTGCGGCTGGAGTAG
- the def gene encoding peptide deformylase produces MALLKVAQLGHPVLRHEAEPVPRELIGGAEMERLVADMVETMREYLGVGLAAPQVHHPIQLIVVEAAGERADRGEVPLTVLFNPSIVEASEEMVTDWEGCLSAGELRGLVPRNRSVVVEALDRGGQPLTVKAEDFFARVLQHEIDHLQATLFFDRMPDLRSLTFAREFAKYWAAPPPDEPARQA; encoded by the coding sequence GTGGCTCTCCTGAAGGTTGCCCAGCTAGGCCACCCCGTGCTCCGCCATGAAGCCGAGCCCGTGCCACGGGAGCTCATCGGCGGAGCTGAGATGGAGCGGCTCGTCGCCGATATGGTCGAGACCATGCGGGAATACTTAGGAGTTGGGCTCGCCGCGCCCCAGGTCCACCATCCCATTCAACTCATCGTAGTCGAGGCCGCCGGCGAGCGGGCAGACCGGGGGGAGGTCCCTCTAACGGTGCTCTTCAACCCATCTATCGTCGAGGCCTCCGAGGAGATGGTCACCGACTGGGAGGGCTGCCTCTCGGCGGGTGAGCTGCGAGGCCTGGTGCCTCGTAACCGGAGCGTCGTCGTCGAGGCACTAGACCGAGGCGGCCAGCCTCTCACGGTCAAGGCCGAGGATTTCTTTGCCAGGGTGCTCCAGCACGAGATCGACCACCTCCAGGCCACCCTCTTCTTCGACCGGATGCCGGATCTCCGCTCCCTCACCTTCGCCCGGGAGTTCGCTAAATACTGGGCGGCCCCTCCGCCTGATGAGCCTGCCCGGCAGGCCTGA